A window of the Deferrivibrio essentukiensis genome harbors these coding sequences:
- a CDS encoding prepilin-type N-terminal cleavage/methylation domain-containing protein has protein sequence MTRKGFSLIEMLIVIAIPQYAKIRIRVANTTTLSDVKNTKTNLNVFYSEKNYYLF, from the coding sequence ATTACGCGGAAAGGGTTTTCTCTGATTGAAATGTTGATTGTTATTGCAATACCTCAGTATGCAAAGATAAGGATTAGGGTTGCCAATACTACTACACTTAGCGATGTAAAAAATACAAAGACAAACCTAAATGTTTTTTATTCAGAGAAAAATTATTACCTTTTTTAG